In the genome of Primulina huaijiensis isolate GDHJ02 unplaced genomic scaffold, ASM1229523v2 scaffold43375_ERROPOS137452, whole genome shotgun sequence, the window GAGGTAGAATGACCCGTTAAGTGGGAGTTCAGTATTCATCAAGTTATGTGGTTAAAGAAGGCAGTGCTGCAATAATACTTACTTTGTGTGACAtgctttcttgtttttgttttgttcttttttttttgtccttGTTTCATTTTTATTCGATGCATCTCTGTTTTAGATAAATTTGGAGCAGCAATGATGGTGGTAAAATCCGATATCAGTGGCAATATAGCAGTAAGATTTCATCTATGATGGATATATTCTTGTAGATTAAGTTACTgacattttttttcttactGGAGAATTGTTGCTGGATGCTGAGGCTGATATTGTCTATTTATTAACTTCCAGAGGTTGGAATCTAAGTACGATTCAAATCCCTCACGATTCAAATACTTGTACAGCTTGGTGCAAGACGAGGTCGAGATAAAAACTGCTAAATCATCATCTAGTTGTACCAATGGACTTCTTTGGTTAACAAGGTAATACCTGGTAATGGCTAGTATCAGCTTTATTGCTCTGTCAACATTTAGGCTTAGGCAAAGCTGATTGTGAATGCTTCGTTGTGACGATGTTTGTGAATCCAGATGATTTTTTATGCTGCAGGGCAATGGATTTCTTGGTTCAGCTGTTCCATAATCTTGTGGATCATCAAGATTGGTCAATGTCTCAAGTTTGTAATGATTCATACAGCAAGACATTGAAGAAATGGCATGGTTGGCTTGCTAGTTCAAGTTTTATGGTAATCAAATGGCtttgatgatttatttatttacatgaaTCAGTTAATGGCTTATTGGACTCGGGCAGTGGAGTAATTAAATTCAATAACAATTTGTTAAACCGGAATTACGACTACCACAAACATTCTTGTGAACCATGTCTATACTTCTAtaaagagtattatttttcgTATTATTATCTTTTCTGTGGtggtttataaaataaatttctcaTTTCTATGATGGAAAATAAAGGTGGCTATTAAGCTTGCACCGGATAGGAAGAAGTTCATGGAGGTGTTGGGCCACGAAGGTGATATCCAAGGTGATATGCTGAAGTTCTGCACAAATTTCTCACCAATTCTTGCTCAGATTCACAAGTTTCTGGTACGATGCAAACTCCGAtcgattttaatataatttcaaaattcgtTTTAAGCTTGGAACTGTTTCTCTATCCAAATTGTTGCAAACTTTTCTGGATGCAGGCAAGCGTTGGATTGGACAATATGAAAGCTTCATGATGTAATTGGTTTgtcttttttttcattttcaagaaGCTTTATCCGATATACGTTTTCATATTCATCCATTGTTTCTGTATCAAATCCATCCGCGCGACAGCTTATGTCTTTCTTCCATTTTCCTGCAAATCtcacaatatttttttgtaagagATTCTTGTCACCATTCTCTTATGTTATCatcaaacatatataatatgtttGCTCTCCTCAAAATGATGATTTGAACTAGAGATTCTCCAAACACAGCTATGTTTTAAAGAGgtatattatatcaaaattttgaagtgAATGGATAATCAAGAAGTATGAGTGCCTACAACATGCACAAGGACATGCTTGGATGCATATACGCTCGCCTGTGCCGTTATTTCAATGTTTAAGCATGAGCATGTAAATACTAAATTTACCCGTCAAAAACTACATGCCTAATTTCTTCTGACAGTAATATAAGGTGTTGAACTTAAGTGTTGAGCTAGCAATAATCACCTTTCTTTGTGAAATGAATATATGGAGAGGTGTTCGCAAGCATGCATGCTTGGATGCTGCTTGTTGTAGAACAGTAGAAACATTCTTTCTTCCACGTTCCTCCTTTCTTTGTCAACAATTTCATTAGCCATGTTGTGACATTCCTGTATTTTCTTCTCTAATACATTTTTCGGCATCTGAGTCCGCTCAGATTCCAATCAAGTTTTGTTAGTTGTTTACATCGGTTGAGCTGGTTTTTATGACTGAGTTACATCAAAGTCTCAATATTAAAAAGTTAATCTTCTCGTGGTCACTTGCTTCAATCTCTTCTCCATCAACTATAGCAAGCAAGTTTATCCCTCAGCGCAACAACTTCCTCTTTTTTCTTTAGCTCCTTTTGAGAATAGAACGTGGAAAATGCATATTTCTTGGAGTACGTTTGGATATAGAAAATATTAGGCAACCAGAAACGTTTTTCATGTCtttttctcataaatttttttttgagttaacttttttttcccattaaaaaaacactttttttattacaacacacGAGAGGAGGAGGATCGGAGAACCCGCTAATCCGGCAAGGATGAGATCACTGGGCTACGAGCCCGGTCTCCCTGAAAAAGAACACTTAAATGGGCTAtcaactgaaaaaaaaatatattgctGGGCTTTGatttcaacttttctttaaaaattaaatgagcTATACACTGAAAATTATGGTTGTTGGGTtttgcttttaatttttttctaaaaatcttTTTCAAGACTTTATCCAAATATAAATTCgctctattttttttatgttaaactaaaaaaaatcactgattaataatttttttaaaaaacatccTAGTTTTCTTTCaatcacaaatatttttttataaaaaagatACTTGAATAGTTTTCCACTTGATTGTGagaaattaaatatcataatataCGGATACCCACATATATTTAAGGCAAAaattatgtgagacgatctcacaggtcgtattttgtgagacagatatcttatttgggtcatccatgaaaaaatattattttttatgctaagagtattactttttattgtgaatatcggtagggttgatccgtctcacaaataaagattcatgagaccgtctcacaagagacttaatctacatttaatttccaatttaCATACACATCTTTCCAATATAATAGAGAAACACAAGTTATTTGTTAAATTCTAAATTCTCTGTTTATATTCCTTTTCCTCCCtaaaaaagaatagaaaaaCAAAGGGAACATTGACGATATTCCTTTTTTCCCCTCAAAATCAGTGTTAAGTTGGGAATTGTGGAAGGTGGGCATTG includes:
- the LOC140970225 gene encoding glycolipid transfer protein 1-like → MAENVFIPCLEGIQHVKCEQGDMLTKPFLDLSKLILPILDKFGAAMMVVKSDISGNIARLESKYDSNPSRFKYLYSLVQDEVEIKTAKSSSSCTNGLLWLTRAMDFLVQLFHNLVDHQDWSMSQVCNDSYSKTLKKWHGWLASSSFMVAIKLAPDRKKFMEVLGHEGDIQGDMLKFCTNFSPILAQIHKFLASVGLDNMKAS